Below is a window of Spelaeicoccus albus DNA.
GTCGTCCACCGTTACGCGGACTGGGCAGAGCTTTCTTCCGTGCTTTTGACGGGAGCCGCCTTATCCGACGCGATCAGTCCGCGCGACGACGAACAAACACTCACCAGTTTCCTTGATTCGATCGATTCCCTGGCAGACGAGGCTTTCGCAGGTGAGATATTGCGCAACAAGCAGCGGACGTCGACGCGGAGCCGGGTGTTGAAGGCTGCCGCAGTTCGGCAAACCGCGGGTATCTAGCACGACCACGGGAAAGAGACGCTGACGGAAGTCAGCGAACTGCTGTCGGACGTCAGCCGTGTAAAGAGAGTTGAAGAAGCACTCGCCAAGGTTCCCGGCCACGGCATCGACGCCGTCCGCACCGGCTACTTGTGGATGAATGCCGGCAACGATTCCCACGTGAAGCCTGATCGGCACATCCTGTCGCTGCTGCAAGAGACTCTTGGCCGCGAGGTCACTGTCACCGAAGCACGCACGTTGCTCGCCGAAGCTGCATCCTCCATAGGAGTGACGCCTTGGATGGCTGATCACGCTATCTGGGAGAGGAAAGCCCGAAAATAGCCCGAATACCGATGTGTCCGGCCGCACCCAACGCAGCGCATGTAGCTGCCCGGAAGCCGAGGTATACAACCCTTGCACTTTTCGGCTCCCGTTCGTACGAACCGGTGCTTAGCTTTCGCAGGACTAATAGGAGACCCCGCATTTACCCCGCAGATTCAACGACAGCTACTAGCAGAGAAAAGTATTCTGTTGCGCCTCTGACCAGGCAGGACCGAGGGTTATGGCAGTCCGCAGAAACCCCCGATAGCGCGAAACTCTTACTCGAAAGGTCACCGGATCGACGCCGGTCGGAGCCACCACATCGGGCCCCCGGTACGCCGGGGGCCTTTTTCATTCGCCGCCGGCACCGCCGCCGGTCGTCGAGGCCACCCCGCGTAAGCCGTGCTCGAGCAGGTCGAAGATGGCCTCGAGCGCCGCCGACGGTTCCGGGTCGTCACTGACGATTTGCGGCACTTCCAACACGTACCGCGCAACCGCTCGGGCGGTGGGATCGCCCGGGCAGCGCCCGAGCTCGGCAGCTATCGCCGCGGCAAGCGGGGCCTCGCAGCGGATCCACAACGTGCGCGTGTAGTCCCGAAGGGCCGGAGTGTTCATGATCAATTCGGTGCGCCGTCGAAATTCCGGGGACGGGTTGGTCACGAACGGCCCGCGCCCGCCCATGAATTCGCTCAGTGCCGACATGACCGACTGCCCGGCCCGGCGTTCCCGGACGGCGGCGAGCAGACCCTCTCGCCGTTCCACGCCGTCGTCGAACATCAACGCCTCTTTGCCATCGGGCACGTGAGAAAACACGGTCGGCACCGAGATGTCCACGGCGTCGGCAATCTCTTTCACGCTCACCCGGTCATATCCCTTTTCCAGGAAGAGCCGTAGCGCCGCATCGGCCAGAGCCCGCCGGGTCTTGGCCTTTTTACGTTCCCGACGTCCGAGTGGTTCCGCAGTCATGTCCCGATCCTACCAGCGCTATTAATTCACTCTATTTTTTAAATGATTTGTCTTTTTTATTCAGTTGTGTTTTTCTGGACGGGCACACCGACCTCGCGATTGGAAGAATCCGATGACCGCACCACAGAACTCAACGACACCCGTATTGATCGTCGGAGGCAGCCTCGTCGGCCTGTCCGCCGCAGTCTTCCTCGCCTGGCGGGGTGTGCCCGTCGTCGTAATCGACAAACACCACGGAAGCTCGCCGCATCCGCGCGCCATCGGCTTCACCACCCGCACGATGGAACACTTTCGGCAAGTCGGCGTTGGCGTGCCTCGCTCACAGCAGGGAATGGCGCCGCCGCGCCGGGCCCGGGTGCACAGCCTCGCGGGCGACTGGTTCGAGGAATACCCGTGGTCCCCCGGCGGCAAGGGAACTTACGGCGCCGACGAGTCACCGGCGCACGCCGCCGCGATCACGCAAGACCGATTGGAGCCCCTTTTGCGTGATCGCGCACGTGCCCTTGGTGCCGAGATGCGGCTTGGGACGGAGGTTCTCGCTCTTGCGCAGGACGACGACGGCGTCACGGCCACACTGCGCGGCCGCGACGACGGCAGGGAATATCGCCTGCGCGCACAATACGTGATTGCCGCGGACGGCGGGTCGAGCACCATCCGCGAGGCGGCCGGGATCGCCCGCCACGGCAGGGGCCGATTGTCCGTGCAGCGCAGCATTCTTTTCCGCGCTCCGTTGGACGGTTATCTTGAACACGGCGTCGTCCAGTTCGAGATCGACCAGCCGGATTTCCAGGCGTTCCTCACCACCTATTCCGACGGGCGATGGGTGCTCATGCTCGCGGGCGATGTCGAATTGGATCCGGACGAGCAGATTCGTACCGTACAGCGGGCTATCGGCCGCACGGACGTGCCGATCGATTTGGTCACCACCGGCCGGTGGGAGCTGGCCGCGCTGGTCGCCGACAAGTTTTCGGACCGGCGGGTGTTCCTCGCCGGTGACGCGGCGCACCAGCTGCCGCCCAACCGTGGCGGCTTCGGAGCCAATACCGGCATCGACGACGTGCACAATCTGGCCTGGAAGCTAGCGGCGGTTCTGGCCGGTGAGTGTGCGCCGCAACTCCTCGACACCTACGACGCCGAACGCCGCCCGATTGCCGATCTTCGGCACGACCAACTCTTTGCCCGCGCCGATTTCAAAGCCCATCTGGGCACCGACGCGATGGAGATACCGATCCTGGACGATTCGGCGATCGAGCTCGGCCAACTGTACCGGTCGACGGCCGTCCTGGGAGCCGGCCATGAGTTGCCGCCGGCCCGGGTCCCCCGCGATTGGGCCGGCCAGCCCGGCACCCGGGCGCCGCATGTGCGGATAACGGGCGACGGCCCCGCGACATCAACGCTTGATCTGTTCGGGCACGGCTGGACGCTGTTGACCGAGGACGGCCGCTGGGCCCCGGCTATCACGGCGGCACGGCAATCGGGTATCCCCGTCACGGGCGTCCGGATGGGGGTTGACGCGAGCCCGGCGGAACCCGGCGCGTTCGAGACCGCATACGGCGTTGATTCCGGCGGCGCCGTCCTCGTCCGGCCCGACGGGTACATCGCGTGGCGCGCCACTACGATGCCGACGGATCCGACGCAGTCGCTGTCCGCTGCCCTGACGTCGGTCGCCGTGCCCGCCACAGCGGCGACAGCTGCAGCACGGTGAAATGACTGTACGGCCACCGCCGCGCGTCGGGGAAGGCTACGAAACAAGCAGCAGTTCGGCCAAGTCATCGGGGCGCGGTGCATGATGGGCGGCGTGCGCGATCTCCTCGGCCGCCCCGTACCCCCAGCCAACCGTGACGCACTCGATACCGTGTGCGCCGGCGCCGTCGATATCGTGCCGACGGTCGCCGACCATGATGGGCCGGCTGACATCGACGCCTGCGACTCGGAGCCGTCGCAACGCCTCGGCCACGACGTCCGCCTTCGTGCTACGCGATTCGTCGAGAGTCGACCCGGTGACAACTGTGAAGAATTCGGCCAACTCGAACTCGCTCAGCACGGCGTTCGCCTGCATTTCCGGCTTCGAAGTGGCGATCGCCATCGGCACTCCGGCGTCCCGAATGCGTCCGAGCAGCTCTCGGACTCCGGCGTACACGCTGTTGCCGACGACCCCGCGCGACGTGTAGGCCTGCCGGTAGTAGGCGACGATCCGGTCGGCTTCCCGTCCCTCGATCCCCGCATAGTCGCGTAGCGATTCCGACAGCGGCGGACCGACGAAGTGCCTCCTGAGTTCGTCCGGATCGGGCGACGGATGGCCGGCGGCCACCAGGGCTTCACCGATCTTTTCGACGATTCCCGGAGCACTGTCGGTCACCGTGCCGTCGAGGTCGAAGAGGATGCAGCTGTATCGGGTGGCGGGGCTCACTGTCACGCGGCAAGTCTATCCCGCCGCCCGTGCGGGCCGGCGCGGAGTCAGCGGGGCGGCTCGAAGCGGTGCCGCATCCTTGCGCGCTCCAGCGGCGTCTTGCCGGGCGGGATGCCGAGGACCCGGTCGATGTCCGATTTCCAAAATCTTCGATGACCACCCATCGTCAAGATAAAGTTCAGTTTGCCGGTCGACGCCCATCGCGACACAGTCTTCGGATTGACCCGGAACAAGGTCGCGACCTCACCCGGCGTGAGCAGCACATCCTTCAAGGAAGGTGAAAAGCTCGTCATCGTGCTCTCCCTTCAAATCTGCCGCGTGCATCGGTTCCGGACGGCGCGCCGACTCACGCGGCATGTGTGCACACAAGAATGTCAGGGTTCATTCAGGGGCACGCCCGAAGCGCTGAAAATATACCGAAACCGGTACAACACCGGTCAAAACGCGCCAACAGCTCAAACCGGACGCCGTCCGGTCGCCGCGCTCCGTTCACCGCCTGCGATCTCGCCGGGCGAGCTAGGAGGCGCGGGCCAGCGCCGCCACGCGATGCCAGCGATGGGCGAACCGCTGATAGGCGGCGATTGCCCCGGAACCGTCCCCTTCGCTGAGAGCCTGAATGCCTTCGTGCACGTCGTAGGTCGACGGATCCGGCCAGACGAGATTGCCGAGACCGCCGTAGTCCAGCTCGACGATCGATCCGAGGTCGAAGTTGTCCAACCAGGCCACCAGTTCGGCCAACTCCGTGACCAGATCTTCTTCGGCCAAATGCTCAGTCACGATCTCCGCGGCCCATTCGGCCCGCGACTGGGCGGCCACCATCGGGGTGCGCACCCGCACGCCGTCCGACGTGTCCGCCAAGTCCTGATCGGTGTCGACAACCACGAACCACGACAACGGCACTTCCCACGTCGCCATTCGCGTGAATACCCGCGAGTCGCGTTCGCTCAATGCCCAATCGGCACGATCCGCGGCAGCCGCACGGCGCACCGACGGCGGGGCGACGAGGTCGATTGCCGATTCGGGCCATACCTGCTCGAGGGCGTCCAAAGCGTGCCAGCTGCGCATTTGCTCTTGCACGGGGCACACGCGGTCGACGTCGTCTCCACACGTGCCGGCCGGAAGCGAAAGCACGGCCGTCTCGTCGGGCGCCGGAATCGGATTGACCGGAGTGGTCAGCAGACGCCGATCGGCGGCCTCATCACTCCTGGCTTCGATGTGTCCGCGTTCCACGGCGAGCAGTTCGGGCTCCAGTTCCGGATGCGCCGACAACGGTTCAAAGACCCGAAGGTATGTCTCGTATCCACGGATTGAACTTCGCACACTCTCATTTTGGCACTCCGGACGGCGAATTCCGGCACGGAAACGGGCCATTACGCCAACAGCTAAGCCGTTCCCGCCCCCGTCGGATAGAGAAAAAATCACAAAACAGGTAATCTCTTTATGTCGAGACATGTATGGGATCCCGAGGCCGCACAGTTATGTGCCTGCCCGGGTAGACGCGTGAGGGGGTCGGTGCCGATGGGCCGCGGCCGCGCGAAGGCAAAGCAGACCAAGGTCGCCCGGAAGCTGAAATATTACAGCCCGGATACTGATTACACAGCACTGGAACGCGAACTCGGCGGAGGACAGTCGGTCACCGGCGACCACGCCGACGACGATTATTCGGACGCGTATCCGCCGGAGTATTCCGATGACGAAGAACGGGTGTCGGGCGAGCGCTGACCGGCTCAGATCGGCGCCCGCCGGTACTCCCGCATCGGGCACGGTAGACCCGACAGCCCGCGCTTGGCGGACTCCAGCTGCGGCAGCTCAGTACAGCAGTGCTGCGCCGCCGTCGACGCCTTTGGCGCCGTGCACGTACCCGGGCGCGCCCGAATGCCCGCCGTCATCGGCAATCACTTCACCGAGAGTCCAGGCCGCGAGCGAGCGATCTGCCAGCGCGGCGATCGTCGCATCGGCTCTGGCGGCGTCGACGATCAGCACCATGCCAACGCCGAGGTTCCACGTGCGCTCACGGTCGGCGACCGGCACCGAGCCGAGGTCGCCCAGCACCGTGAATACCGGCGGAACCCGCCACGACGCACGACGCATCAGCGCAAGCGTGCCGGTCGGCAGGATCCGTGCCACGTTTGCCGACAGTCCCCCGCCGGTCACGTGCGAAATGGCACGGACGGCGTCCCCGGCGTCGCCGACCACACTGAGCAGATCGGCCGAATAGACGCGGGTCGGTTCGAGCAGCTCCTCGCCGAGCGTTCGCCCGAACTCGTCGACGTGACGGTCAAGCGCCCATCCCGCATCCGCCACGATGCGCCGAGCCAGCGAATAGCCGTTGGAGTGCATGCCGGAGGACTCGATGCCAATGACGACGTCCCCGGCGCGAACCCGCTCCGGCCCGAGAAGCCCGTCGGCCTCGACCACTCCGGTTGCGGCGCCGGCCACGTCATAGTCATCCGGCCCCAGCAGCCCGGGGTGCTCGGCCGTTTCGCCGCCGACAAGTGCGACGTTCGCGGCGCTGCACGCCTCGGCGATTCCACGCACGATCGCCGCGATGCGCTCGGGCACAACATGCCCGCAGGCGATGTAGTCGGTCATGACAAGCGGTTTGGCGCCGCTGACGACTATGTCGTCCACGACCATCCCGACAAGGTCGAACCCGATCGTGTCGTGAATGTCCAGGGCCTGCGCTATTGCGACCTTGGTTCCGACTCCATCGGTCGACGATGCAAGCAACGGCCGGGCGTACGCCTTGAGTTCCGACACGTCGAACAGCCCGGCGAACCCTCCGACACCGCCGACGACTTCTCGTCCGTGCGTGGCAGCGACCGCCGATTTCATCAGCTCGACGGCTTTGTCGCCGGCTTCGACGTCGACTCCGGCCGACGCATAAGTCGTGTGTTCGGGGTTCAGAACGGCAACTCCAGGAGATTCTTGCCAAGGCGGTCCTCGGCGGGAAGGTCGATGGGGTATTCGCCGGTGAAACATGCCGTGCACAGTTGCCGGCGCTCTTGGCGAGTGGATTCGATCATTCCGTCGATCGAAATATAGCCAAGCGTGTCGGCGCCGAGCGACGCGCAAATATCGTCGTTTTCCAAGCCGTTGGCGATCAGCTCGGCGCGCGAAGCGAAATCGATGCCGTAAAAGCAGGGCCATTTGATCGGCGGGGACGAGATGCGCACATGAATTTCGGCGGCACCGGCTTCGCGAAGCATCCGGACGACGGCCCGTTGGGTATTGCCGCGCACTATCGAATCGTCCACCACGACGAGTCGCTTGCCCGCGATCATCTCCTTGAGCGGATTGAGCTTGAGCCGGATGCCGAGTTGTCGGATCGTTTGGCTGGGCTGGATGAATGTACGCCCGACGTAGGCGTTCTTCACCAGGCCCTGACCAAAGGGGATCCCCGATTCTTCGGCGTATCCGACGGCGGCCGGCGTGCCGGATTCGGGCGTGGGGATCACCAGATCGGCGTCCACGGGGTGTTCGCGCGCCAGATGCCGGCCCATTTCGACGCGCGCGCTGTGCACGACCTCACCGTTGATGGTGGTGTCCGGCCTGGCCAGGTAAACGTATTCGAAGACGCAGCCGGCACGCTTCTTCGGCGCAAACTGGTACGTACGCAGACCGTCTTCGTCGATGGCGATCATTTCGCCGGGTTCGACCTCGCGGACCATGGACGCGCCGACGATGTCCAACGCCGCCGATTCGCTGGCGACCACCCAGCCCCGTTCGAGCCGGCCCAGTACCAGCGGGCGCACACCTTGCGGATCGCGGGCCGCGTACAGAGTGTTCTCGTCCATGAACACCAGCGAGTACGCGCCGCGCAGCTTCGGGAACAAATCGAGCGCGCTTTGCGTCAGCGTCGTATCGGCGTCACCGGCCAATAACGCCGTGACGAGCGAGGTGTCGTTGGTGGAAATGGGACCGGCCGGGCCGGTGCCGGCGGCCTGCCGCTCGGCGACCATATCGCGCAGGTCCGCAGTGTTCGTCAAATTGCCGTTATGGCCCAGCGCGACGGTGCCGTCGTACGTCGGTCCCAACGTCGGCTGCGCGTTTTCCCAGGTCGAACCGCCCGTCGTCGAATACCGGCAGTGCCCAACGGCGATGTGCCCTTGCAGCGTTTCCAGCGATGCTTCGTCGAACACCTGGGAAACCAGGCCCATATCGCGGAACACGAGGATTTGTCGTCCGTTCGAGGCGGCGATCCCTGCGGATTCCTGCCCACGGTGCTGCAGCGCGTACAGCCCGAAATAGGCGAGTTTTGCCACGTCCTCGCCCGGGGCCCAGACGCCGAAGACGCCGCATGCGTCCTGCGGGCCTTTGTCCTGAGGGTTGAGTTCGTGGGTTAGTCGACCATCTGCTCTCGCCACGCGTTCAGTGTCCCATATTCGTGTGGCCGTCGTCACCTTGCCGCCGGACGGCGTCCGGCTCGGTCTCGTACGCGGGCTCCGCCTCGCGAGTGGCGTCCGGCTCGCGAGTGGCGTCCGGCTCGGATACGGGTTCGAAGCTGCCGCGGACATCGACGTTCTTGATGCGCCGGCGCAGCAGCCAGTCCGACAGCAGCGCCGCCAGGGCTCCCAGCAAAATGCCGCCGATGATGAAGATCGCGGCGAAATAGGAGAACGATGTGAAGAGCGAATAGTCGGCGGCACCGGCTCCGGCCGTGACGACGATCAGCGCCGCCAAGATGCCCGCCAGTCCGCCCATGGTGAGGAACACGCCGAACCGCGGCGCCCGCCGCACCCGCACCGTCACCGGTCGCCGGCCGCTCATAGCTTCATCACCACTGTCTTGGTCTGCGTGTACGCGTCGAACGCTTCGATGCCTTTTTCGCGGCCGTACCCGGATTTCTTGAATCCGCCGAACGGCAGCTCGACGCCGCCGCCCGCGCCGTACGTGTTGACGAACACTTGGCCGGCCGAGAATTCGCGGGCCATCCGGTGGGCACGCGAGAGATTCGTCGTCCAGGCAGCCGCCAACAGCGCGTAGTCGGTGCCGTTTGCCAGCGCGACAGCCTCATCGTCGTCCGCGAACGACATCGATACGACGACGGGCCCGAACACTTCTTCGCGGGCTATCTCGGATTGCGGGTCGACGCCATCGATGAGCGTTGGAGCGTAGAACGCTCCGCCGGCAAGGTCGTCCGGCGTCCGTCCGCCCGTGACGACGGTGCCGCGATCCAGCGAATCGACGAACCCGCGAACGCGGCCGAGCTGCTTCGTCGACACGAGCGGGCCCAGCGCCGGATCGTCGATGCCGGGGCCGATCGAGACTTTCCGGAATTCTCCGGCAACCTTGCTGAGCACTTCGTCGCGGACGTCTTCGTGGACGAGCAGGCGCGATCCGGCCGAGCAGGTCTGACCGGCGTTCTGCAGGATCGACTTGACCAGGAACGGCACGGCCGCGTCGACGTCGGCGTCGGCAAACACGACATTTGCGGATTTGCCGCCGAGTTCGAGAACCGTCGGCACGACCCGGTCTGCGGCCGCATGCGCAATGAGCGACCCCACTGCCGTGCTGCCGACGAACCCGAGGTGGTCGACGTCCGGATGCGCGCTGAGGGCGGCCCCGGCCTCTCCGCCCAGGCCCGTGACGACGTTCAGGACGCCGGCCGGAAAGCCGGCCTCGATGAGCAGCTCGGCCACGCGGACGGCGGTGCGCGGAGTCTCGTCGGCCGGCTTGACGACTGCGGCATTGCCGGTGGCCAAGGACGTCGCGACGGCGCGCGACATCAATTGGAGCGGGTAGTTCCACGCAACGACATGCCCGGTCACGCCGAATGGTTCACGCCGCGTGTACACGTGCATGCCGTCGCCCAGCGGGATCGTCCGGCCGTAATAGCTTTCAATGCCGCGCCCGTAGTAGCGGAAATACCTGGCCGCCACATCGACGTCGGCGTACGCCTGCGTGAGCGGCTTTCCGGTGTCCTCGCATTCGAGTCGGGCGAGTTCATCACGGTGTTTCAGGACCACCGCGGACATGGATTCGAGCAGGTCGGCTCGGCGCTCGGGAGGGGTGGCGGCCCATCCGGGTTGCGCGGCGCGCGCTGCCGCGACTGCGCCCTCGACCTCGTCGGCGCCGCCTCGGGCCACCAGGCCCAGCGCCGTGCCGGTAGCCGGGTCGATGTTTTCGAAAGTGTCGGCCGATCGAACCGACCGGCCGTCGATGAAGGATTGCGTGATGTGCACGCTTCCAGGCTATCGCTTGCCGCGCGTCTGCCCGAATCGGAGCGACGGTGGTCGCTCACCGTCCGTCCCTCGTGATGCGGGTTGTTTCTCGTGATGCGCGGTTATCGCGCATCACGAGGAACAATCCGCATTGGGAACGGTTAAAACCGGATGATCTGACGGACGGCGTGCCCGTCGGCCAGGGAATCCATTGCCTCGTTGATATCGGCAAGATCGACATGTGCGGACACGAGTTCTTCGACGGGAAGCCGACCGGCCCGCCAGAGCGCTTCGAATTTCGGGATGTCCCGGGTCGGCACGGCCGAACCGAGATAGCTGCCGATGATGGTGCGTGCTTCGGCGACGAGCCCGAGCGGAGAAATCGTCGCGTCGGCGCCCGGCGCGGGAAGCCCCACT
It encodes the following:
- a CDS encoding aldehyde dehydrogenase family protein, with translation MHITQSFIDGRSVRSADTFENIDPATGTALGLVARGGADEVEGAVAAARAAQPGWAATPPERRADLLESMSAVVLKHRDELARLECEDTGKPLTQAYADVDVAARYFRYYGRGIESYYGRTIPLGDGMHVYTRREPFGVTGHVVAWNYPLQLMSRAVATSLATGNAAVVKPADETPRTAVRVAELLIEAGFPAGVLNVVTGLGGEAGAALSAHPDVDHLGFVGSTAVGSLIAHAAADRVVPTVLELGGKSANVVFADADVDAAVPFLVKSILQNAGQTCSAGSRLLVHEDVRDEVLSKVAGEFRKVSIGPGIDDPALGPLVSTKQLGRVRGFVDSLDRGTVVTGGRTPDDLAGGAFYAPTLIDGVDPQSEIAREEVFGPVVVSMSFADDDEAVALANGTDYALLAAAWTTNLSRAHRMAREFSAGQVFVNTYGAGGGVELPFGGFKKSGYGREKGIEAFDAYTQTKTVVMKL
- a CDS encoding DUF3073 domain-containing protein, yielding MGRGRAKAKQTKVARKLKYYSPDTDYTALERELGGGQSVTGDHADDDYSDAYPPEYSDDEERVSGER
- a CDS encoding HAD hydrolase-like protein, whose protein sequence is MTVSPATRYSCILFDLDGTVTDSAPGIVEKIGEALVAAGHPSPDPDELRRHFVGPPLSESLRDYAGIEGREADRIVAYYRQAYTSRGVVGNSVYAGVRELLGRIRDAGVPMAIATSKPEMQANAVLSEFELAEFFTVVTGSTLDESRSTKADVVAEALRRLRVAGVDVSRPIMVGDRRHDIDGAGAHGIECVTVGWGYGAAEEIAHAAHHAPRPDDLAELLLVS
- the purM gene encoding phosphoribosylformylglycinamidine cyclo-ligase translates to MFHRRIPHRPSRRGPPWQESPGVAVLNPEHTTYASAGVDVEAGDKAVELMKSAVAATHGREVVGGVGGFAGLFDVSELKAYARPLLASSTDGVGTKVAIAQALDIHDTIGFDLVGMVVDDIVVSGAKPLVMTDYIACGHVVPERIAAIVRGIAEACSAANVALVGGETAEHPGLLGPDDYDVAGAATGVVEADGLLGPERVRAGDVVIGIESSGMHSNGYSLARRIVADAGWALDRHVDEFGRTLGEELLEPTRVYSADLLSVVGDAGDAVRAISHVTGGGLSANVARILPTGTLALMRRASWRVPPVFTVLGDLGSVPVADRERTWNLGVGMVLIVDAARADATIAALADRSLAAWTLGEVIADDGGHSGAPGYVHGAKGVDGGAALLY
- the purF gene encoding amidophosphoribosyltransferase — protein: MARADGRLTHELNPQDKGPQDACGVFGVWAPGEDVAKLAYFGLYALQHRGQESAGIAASNGRQILVFRDMGLVSQVFDEASLETLQGHIAVGHCRYSTTGGSTWENAQPTLGPTYDGTVALGHNGNLTNTADLRDMVAERQAAGTGPAGPISTNDTSLVTALLAGDADTTLTQSALDLFPKLRGAYSLVFMDENTLYAARDPQGVRPLVLGRLERGWVVASESAALDIVGASMVREVEPGEMIAIDEDGLRTYQFAPKKRAGCVFEYVYLARPDTTINGEVVHSARVEMGRHLAREHPVDADLVIPTPESGTPAAVGYAEESGIPFGQGLVKNAYVGRTFIQPSQTIRQLGIRLKLNPLKEMIAGKRLVVVDDSIVRGNTQRAVVRMLREAGAAEIHVRISSPPIKWPCFYGIDFASRAELIANGLENDDICASLGADTLGYISIDGMIESTRQERRQLCTACFTGEYPIDLPAEDRLGKNLLELPF
- a CDS encoding TetR/AcrR family transcriptional regulator, which gives rise to MTAEPLGRRERKKAKTRRALADAALRLFLEKGYDRVSVKEIADAVDISVPTVFSHVPDGKEALMFDDGVERREGLLAAVRERRAGQSVMSALSEFMGGRGPFVTNPSPEFRRRTELIMNTPALRDYTRTLWIRCEAPLAAAIAAELGRCPGDPTARAVARYVLEVPQIVSDDPEPSAALEAIFDLLEHGLRGVASTTGGGAGGE
- a CDS encoding BldC family transcriptional regulator; translated protein: MTSFSPSLKDVLLTPGEVATLFRVNPKTVSRWASTGKLNFILTMGGHRRFWKSDIDRVLGIPPGKTPLERARMRHRFEPPR
- a CDS encoding FAD-dependent oxidoreductase gives rise to the protein MTAPQNSTTPVLIVGGSLVGLSAAVFLAWRGVPVVVIDKHHGSSPHPRAIGFTTRTMEHFRQVGVGVPRSQQGMAPPRRARVHSLAGDWFEEYPWSPGGKGTYGADESPAHAAAITQDRLEPLLRDRARALGAEMRLGTEVLALAQDDDGVTATLRGRDDGREYRLRAQYVIAADGGSSTIREAAGIARHGRGRLSVQRSILFRAPLDGYLEHGVVQFEIDQPDFQAFLTTYSDGRWVLMLAGDVELDPDEQIRTVQRAIGRTDVPIDLVTTGRWELAALVADKFSDRRVFLAGDAAHQLPPNRGGFGANTGIDDVHNLAWKLAAVLAGECAPQLLDTYDAERRPIADLRHDQLFARADFKAHLGTDAMEIPILDDSAIELGQLYRSTAVLGAGHELPPARVPRDWAGQPGTRAPHVRITGDGPATSTLDLFGHGWTLLTEDGRWAPAITAARQSGIPVTGVRMGVDASPAEPGAFETAYGVDSGGAVLVRPDGYIAWRATTMPTDPTQSLSAALTSVAVPATAATAAAR